Proteins encoded in a region of the Malaciobacter mytili LMG 24559 genome:
- a CDS encoding ExbD/TolR family protein: protein MRRFSHKNNKEETEINLTPMLDVVFIMLIFFIVTTSFVKEAGIDVNRPSAKTSQQKSNANILIAIKNNDEIWIDKRMVDLRAVRSNIERLKASNSQNSVVVQSDKDAKTGVLVKVMDQVRLAGITNISISTLKN from the coding sequence ATGAGAAGATTTTCACATAAAAACAATAAAGAAGAAACAGAAATAAACCTAACGCCTATGCTTGATGTGGTTTTTATAATGCTTATATTTTTTATTGTAACTACTTCTTTTGTAAAAGAAGCAGGGATTGATGTAAATAGACCAAGTGCCAAAACAAGTCAGCAAAAATCAAATGCAAATATTTTAATAGCTATTAAAAACAATGATGAAATTTGGATTGATAAAAGAATGGTTGATTTAAGAGCAGTAAGGTCAAATATTGAAAGACTTAAAGCTTCAAATTCACAAAATAGCGTAGTTGTTCAATCAGATAAAGATGCAAAAACTGGTGTTTTAGTAAAAGTGATGGATCAAGTTAGACTAGCAGGTATTACAAATATCTCTATTTCAACATTAAAGAACTAG
- a CDS encoding MotA/TolQ/ExbB proton channel family protein: protein MIDIYLDNLFGFFDKGGFVLYIVFGIALFLWTLLIERYIYISFEYKKYKNSLINELKEASFSKKFKEEIKKYLIEDSNIKLKSGLSFIKTLIIVCPLVGLLGTVTGMIEVFDVMAINGTSNVKSMANGVSMATIPTMAGMVVALSGILFEKKLELSIKYHTDKLYLEISKVL, encoded by the coding sequence ATGATTGATATATATTTAGATAACCTATTTGGCTTCTTTGATAAAGGAGGCTTTGTTTTATACATAGTATTTGGTATTGCCCTATTTTTATGGACACTATTAATTGAAAGATATATTTATATTAGTTTTGAATATAAAAAATATAAAAACTCTTTAATAAACGAGTTAAAAGAGGCTTCTTTTAGTAAAAAGTTTAAAGAAGAGATAAAAAAATATCTAATAGAAGATTCAAATATTAAACTAAAATCAGGTCTTAGTTTTATAAAGACTCTAATTATAGTTTGTCCTTTAGTGGGACTTTTAGGAACTGTTACAGGTATGATTGAAGTGTTTGATGTAATGGCAATAAATGGAACAAGCAATGTAAAATCAATGGCAAATGGTGTATCAATGGCTACTATTCCAACAATGGCTGGAATGGTAGTTGCCTTAAGTGGAATTTTATTTGAAAAAAAACTAGAACTTTCAATTAAATACCATACAGATAAGTTATATTTAGAAATATCAAAGGTTTTATAA